The DNA window CTCATCCTTGACGGCGGTTCCTGCGAGGTGGGCATCGAGTCGACCATCGTCGACACAACCTGCACTCCATTCCAGATCCTGCGCCCCGGCGGCATCTCCGCCGATGCGCTCGAAGCCGTTCTCGGCGTGCCGGTGGCGCGTATCGCAAGCGGCGAGGCGCGCGCGCCGGGCATGCTCGAGGCGCACTACGCCCCCGCGGCACGGGTGCTTCTGGCCACCAGCGCCGACGACGCCCATCGTCTCGCCCGCGAAGGACGACGGGTCGGCTTCATCGGCCTCGAGGAGGCTGCGGTGCCCGCAGGTTCGGTGGCGCTGGGTTCGGCATCGACGCCAGAGGCCTACGCCCACGACCTCTACCGCTGGCTGCGTGATGCCGACGCGCAAGGCCTCGACCTGGTGGTGGCGGTCCCCCCGCCCCCCGCGGGGATCGGCGTCGGCGTGATCGATCGACTGAAGCGCGCGGCCGCCTCGACGCCATGAGCCGAGCGCTGCGGGAGATGTTCTCCACCTATGCCACGCGCTGGCCCGACGAAGGCGATGTCGCGGCGCGCTTCATCGCGTTCGTCGACACCCATGCGGACTGCCTGCACCGCACCTGCGTGCCCGGACACCTCACCGGGTCGGCCCTCGTCACCAGCCCCGGCCTCGATCAGGTGCTGCTCACCCACCACCGCAAGCTCGGGCTGTGGGTCCAGCTGGGCGGGCATGCCGATGGCGAGGCGAACCTCGCTCATGTGGCGATGACGGAGGCAAAAGAGGAATCCGGGCTTCGGTCGTTGCACTTTCTGGCGCACTCGTGCGTGGGGGGCACCAACCCGGGTGACGGATCGGTGAAGGCATCCACCGACCCGATGCCCTTCGATCTCGACATCCACGAGATCCCGGCCAACGCACGCGACCCGGCACACCTGCACTATGACGTGCGGTACCTCATCGTGGCCGCAGACCCGCACGGCGAAACCGTGGTGGTGTCGCCGGAGTCCCACGATGTGCGCTGGTTCACCCTCGCCGAGGCGAGGGCGCTCACCTCGGAGGTCAGCATGCACCGCCAGTTCGACAAGCTGGAGGCGTTGCGTCGCCCGACGTGAAGCGGCAGATCGGCTTCCGACCGGAGATTCAGACCATGGTCTGAGGCCACCCACGACACAATATGTCGTGGTACCCATGGTAGCATGGGGCTACAGATAGAGAACAGCCCCGCGACATCTCGCGACAGACCCAGACGGGTCCACAGCCGCGAGAGAACGTCGCAGACAAGAAAGGTGAATCCAATGATGGGATATGTTGCACTCTTCGTCTTCTATGTGATGGTGGCCATCCTCACCCTCGACATGAGCCAGTACCTCGACTGGGGTGGCAGCGCCGAGGCCGACCCTGCCGAAGCGCGACCTGCGCCGCGCCGCGCCTCGACCCCCCTGGTCAGCGCCTTTGGGCGGGCCATGCGCTCGAAGCGCCTGCGGGCCGTGCGCTGACCTCCCCCCGATGCCCTTCGAAGCCAGTGATCTCTACGATCTCGACGCCGAGCTGAGCGACGCCGCGCGCGCGCTCCGCGATCGCGTGCGAACCTGGGTTGACGAGCGCTTCCTGCCGAACGTGCAGACGTGGTGGCGCGAAGGAACCTTCCCCCTCGCGCTGGCGAGCGAGATGGCGGCGCTCGGCTGCTTCGGCGGAACCATCAAGGGGTACGGCTGCGCTGGCTACTCTCCGCTCGAGTACGGCGTGGTGATGCGCGAGCTCGAGCGGGGCGACAGCGGGCTGCGCACCATGGCGTCGGTGCAAGGCGCCCTGGCCATGCACGCCATCGCCGACTTCGGCAGTGAAGCGCAGAAGCAGCAGTGGCTGCCTGCACTGACCCAGGCCCAGAAGCTGGCCTGCTTCGGGCTCACCGAACCGGACTTCGGCTCCAACCCCGGCGGCATGGCCACCACCGCCCGCCGTACCTCGACGGGGTGGGTGCTCGACGGCAGCAAGCGATGGATCGGCAACGCTGGCGTGGCTGACGTCGCCATCATCTGGGCCCGCGTCGTGGGCGACCCGAGCATCGACAGCACCTCTCCCAAGGCCATCCGCGGTTTTCTCGTCGACACCCGCCTGCCTGGCTATCAGGCCACCCTCATCGATGGCAAGCTCAGCCTGCGCGCCGCGCTCACCTACGAGATCGCCCTGGCGGGCTGCGAGGTGCCCGACGACGCGCTGCTGCCCGGCAGCCGAGGGCTGGGGTCGGCCCTGTCGTGCCTCAACCACGCCCGCTACAGCATTGCCTGGGGGGTGGTGGGCAGCGCCATGGCCTGCTTCGACGAGGCCCGTCAGCACGCCGCTTCGCGCGTTCAGTTCGGGCGCCCCATCGGCGCGTTCCAGCTGGTACAGGCGCGCCTGGCGCGCATGCTCTCCGAGATCACGAAGGCCCAGCTCGTGGCGTGGCGACTGGCTGCGCTCAAGAGCGAAGGCCGCGTGACACCGG is part of the Pseudomonadota bacterium genome and encodes:
- a CDS encoding translation factor Sua5; translated protein: LILDGGSCEVGIESTIVDTTCTPFQILRPGGISADALEAVLGVPVARIASGEARAPGMLEAHYAPAARVLLATSADDAHRLAREGRRVGFIGLEEAAVPAGSVALGSASTPEAYAHDLYRWLRDADAQGLDLVVAVPPPPAGIGVGVIDRLKRAAASTP
- a CDS encoding NUDIX domain-containing protein; this translates as MSRALREMFSTYATRWPDEGDVAARFIAFVDTHADCLHRTCVPGHLTGSALVTSPGLDQVLLTHHRKLGLWVQLGGHADGEANLAHVAMTEAKEESGLRSLHFLAHSCVGGTNPGDGSVKASTDPMPFDLDIHEIPANARDPAHLHYDVRYLIVAADPHGETVVVSPESHDVRWFTLAEARALTSEVSMHRQFDKLEALRRPT
- a CDS encoding acyl-CoA dehydrogenase, with product MPFEASDLYDLDAELSDAARALRDRVRTWVDERFLPNVQTWWREGTFPLALASEMAALGCFGGTIKGYGCAGYSPLEYGVVMRELERGDSGLRTMASVQGALAMHAIADFGSEAQKQQWLPALTQAQKLACFGLTEPDFGSNPGGMATTARRTSTGWVLDGSKRWIGNAGVADVAIIWARVVGDPSIDSTSPKAIRGFLVDTRLPGYQATLIDGKLSLRAALTYEIALAGCEVPDDALLPGSRGLGSALSCLNHARYSIAWGVVGSAMACFDEARQHAASRVQFGRPIGAFQLVQARLARMLSEITKAQLVAWRLAALKSEGRVTPAQISLAKWSNVESAIEVAREARDLLGGVGILDSHQSFRHMCNLESVRTYEGTMNMHMLVLGREITGRSAFSPDDLAMP